In a genomic window of Sulfurimonas denitrificans DSM 1251:
- a CDS encoding cytochrome b/b6 domain-containing protein codes for MQSNTFFTRNRAYILTLLGLGVVGFIFVAFMMIMDWEYFVKFPLHVILSGDTRGVLVEPTSNYQAMVNAAFGPSYNAIAPEIIRASNERQEFIWWVFVAEIAIFCFMYVKYGRKVAVVTNPSDEVEVFNIFHRAVIWLNIVVIVSLIITGFNITWGMRSGGGEVAFFLRGSHEMLGLVWLPLWFAMSVIAFKDAKILFNNSMTKKLILKGSYTPMKRVIFIVFILMGASLLFSGITIWYLHPDAYTHSEFIQLKRYLIYVHFGASVLIMFFLMDFVYSVMIAVKGNLKGLISGKYPREHLAQLAPDVLADIQSKR; via the coding sequence ATGCAAAGTAATACATTTTTTACTAGAAACAGAGCATATATACTAACTCTTCTAGGCTTAGGTGTTGTAGGTTTTATATTTGTAGCATTTATGATGATTATGGATTGGGAATACTTTGTAAAGTTTCCCTTACATGTAATACTGAGCGGAGATACTAGAGGAGTTCTTGTAGAGCCAACCTCAAACTATCAAGCGATGGTAAATGCGGCTTTTGGTCCTAGCTATAACGCTATAGCACCTGAAATTATTCGTGCTAGTAATGAGAGACAAGAGTTTATCTGGTGGGTCTTTGTAGCAGAGATTGCAATATTTTGTTTCATGTATGTAAAATATGGAAGAAAAGTCGCAGTTGTTACAAATCCCAGTGATGAAGTTGAAGTCTTTAATATCTTTCATAGAGCTGTAATTTGGCTAAATATTGTTGTGATAGTTTCTTTAATAATTACAGGTTTTAACATAACTTGGGGTATGCGCTCAGGTGGTGGAGAAGTGGCATTTTTTCTAAGAGGCTCACATGAGATGTTGGGTCTTGTCTGGCTTCCTTTATGGTTTGCCATGAGCGTTATTGCATTTAAAGATGCAAAGATTCTCTTTAACAACTCTATGACAAAGAAGCTCATACTAAAAGGCAGTTACACGCCAATGAAAAGAGTTATCTTTATAGTTTTTATTCTAATGGGAGCAAGTTTACTCTTTAGCGGCATAACAATTTGGTATCTTCATCCTGATGCATATACTCATAGTGAGTTTATCCAGCTTAAGAGATATCTAATCTATGTTCACTTTGGAGCTAGTGTACTTATCATGTTTTTCTTGATGGATTTTGTTTACTCGGTTATGATAGCGGTAAAGGGAAATCTAAAAGGCTTAATAAGTGGAAAATATCCAAGAGAGCATCTTGCGCAGTTAGCACCAGATGTTTTAGCAGATATCCAATCAAAAAGGTAG
- a CDS encoding twin-arginine translocation signal domain-containing protein — MSDEILKRRDFLKRAGIAASVLATSVVAVAATTEDKHRGHSDNMGSGVVVGTSKKKEILYTKTQAWEEFYKAAK; from the coding sequence ATGTCTGATGAGATATTAAAAAGAAGAGATTTTCTTAAACGTGCTGGAATTGCCGCTTCAGTTCTTGCCACGTCGGTTGTTGCAGTTGCTGCTACAACGGAGGATAAGCACAGAGGTCATAGTGATAACATGGGCAGTGGTGTTGTAGTTGGAACTTCAAAGAAAAAAGAGATTTTGTACACAAAAACTCAAGCTTGGGAAGAGTTTTACAAAGCAGCAAAATAG
- a CDS encoding molybdopterin-dependent oxidoreductase yields the protein MQTLKSFGRRSFLKMASLATATTATSAFASNNVLRGATKDEIKNPYPGSKLIKTICTHCSVGCGVIAEVQNNVWVRQEVAHDHPISHGGHCCKGADMIDKVRGTNRLRYPTVKVDGKWARLEWDKAMSQVSNQLISIREKYGADAVQFLGSAKVSNEQAYYIRKFAAMFGTNNIDHQARIUHSPTVAGVANTWGYGAMTNHLGDMQNSKAIIIFGANPASNHPIAMQHILKSKEQNGAKIIVIDPRYSKTAAKSDIYCRIRTGTDIAFMYGMIRLIRENKWYDKSFIDNRVYGMEEIFKECEEYTPEHVEDVTGCSKELLIQATTAFATAEPGCLIWNQGWTQHTVGSSNTRLGSILQLVLGNMGKPGGGTNILRGHDNVQGSTDMGCLSDTLPGYYGLAEGSWKYFASQWKVDYDWLKGRFKSKEMMESKGFSLSLWMEGVLDETTAKNNAGTPLKALVCIGNGISTITQTQKVKEALDKLDLVVFIDPYVNDAAVITTRENNLYLLPAASQVETSGTVVNTGRSAQWRSKVVEPLYEARADHEILFDFAKRMGFYNQYIAGMDKGPNFTWPEDATDEIAKALKTIGMQGRTAERLKRHTENWHLFDTTSLKGSGAVSKEYYGLPWPCWSKDHPGSPVLYNVNLPVAQGGLGFRTRFGTERNGVSLLAADGIAPVGSHVKGGYDEITFKNIEALSGITLSEEQKKTVEGKNWKNDDSGILVATALKAGLAPYGNARARTIVWEFTDPIPKHREPLHSFRPDLIKKYPAVADKPNHYRANVRYASEQNAKNWVADHPINIVSGRVVEHMGTGTETRASKYLAELSGEMYGEVHPELGAKLGIRDGEMMWVYGTGEGKIKIKCKYSLRVDTNSVFLPQNFSGVWSGKSLESRYPAGTAPYALGENSNQVTSYGYDQQTSCPETKCSLVRLERA from the coding sequence ATGCAAACGCTTAAAAGCTTTGGAAGAAGAAGTTTTTTAAAAATGGCTTCTCTTGCAACAGCTACAACAGCAACTTCTGCCTTTGCAAGCAATAACGTCTTAAGAGGTGCAACCAAGGATGAGATTAAAAATCCTTATCCTGGTTCAAAACTCATTAAGACTATTTGTACGCACTGCTCAGTTGGTTGTGGTGTTATAGCTGAAGTTCAAAACAATGTATGGGTTCGTCAAGAAGTCGCTCATGATCACCCAATTAGTCATGGAGGTCACTGCTGTAAAGGTGCTGATATGATTGATAAAGTTAGAGGTACAAACAGACTTAGATATCCAACTGTAAAAGTAGATGGAAAATGGGCAAGACTAGAATGGGATAAGGCTATGAGTCAAGTTTCAAATCAGCTAATTAGCATCAGAGAAAAATACGGTGCAGACGCTGTTCAGTTTTTAGGTTCTGCAAAAGTTAGTAATGAGCAAGCTTACTATATTAGAAAGTTCGCTGCTATGTTTGGAACAAACAACATAGATCACCAAGCTAGAATTTGACATAGTCCAACAGTTGCCGGTGTGGCAAATACATGGGGTTATGGAGCTATGACAAATCATCTAGGTGACATGCAAAACTCAAAAGCTATTATAATTTTTGGAGCTAATCCAGCGTCAAATCATCCGATTGCGATGCAACATATTTTAAAGTCAAAAGAACAAAACGGTGCAAAAATCATCGTAATTGATCCAAGATACTCTAAAACTGCCGCAAAGAGTGATATCTATTGTCGTATTAGAACAGGTACTGATATTGCGTTTATGTACGGAATGATTAGACTTATTCGTGAGAACAAGTGGTATGACAAATCTTTTATTGACAATAGAGTCTATGGAATGGAAGAGATTTTCAAAGAGTGTGAAGAATATACTCCTGAACATGTTGAAGATGTAACTGGATGTTCAAAAGAGCTTCTTATCCAAGCGACAACTGCATTTGCAACAGCAGAGCCAGGATGTCTTATTTGGAATCAAGGATGGACTCAACACACAGTTGGCTCATCAAATACAAGACTAGGCTCAATCCTACAGTTAGTTTTAGGAAACATGGGTAAACCAGGTGGCGGAACAAATATTTTAAGAGGTCATGACAATGTTCAAGGCTCAACAGATATGGGTTGTCTCTCTGATACTCTTCCAGGATATTATGGACTTGCTGAGGGTTCATGGAAGTACTTTGCATCTCAATGGAAAGTAGATTATGATTGGTTAAAAGGTCGTTTTAAATCTAAGGAAATGATGGAGTCAAAGGGCTTTAGTTTAAGTTTATGGATGGAAGGTGTTTTAGATGAAACAACTGCTAAAAATAATGCTGGAACTCCTCTTAAAGCACTTGTATGTATAGGAAATGGTATTTCAACTATTACTCAAACACAAAAAGTAAAAGAAGCACTAGATAAGCTAGACCTTGTTGTATTTATCGACCCTTATGTAAATGATGCGGCAGTAATTACTACAAGAGAGAATAATTTATATTTATTACCAGCGGCATCTCAAGTTGAGACTTCAGGAACAGTTGTAAATACTGGAAGAAGTGCACAGTGGAGAAGTAAAGTTGTAGAGCCTCTATATGAAGCAAGAGCTGACCATGAAATCTTGTTTGACTTTGCAAAGAGAATGGGCTTTTATAATCAATATATTGCTGGAATGGACAAAGGTCCAAACTTTACATGGCCTGAAGATGCAACTGATGAGATAGCAAAAGCGCTAAAGACTATCGGTATGCAAGGTAGAACGGCGGAGCGACTTAAGCGTCATACTGAGAATTGGCATCTATTTGATACTACTTCACTAAAGGGAAGCGGCGCAGTTTCAAAAGAGTACTATGGTCTGCCATGGCCTTGTTGGTCAAAAGATCATCCAGGAAGTCCAGTTCTTTATAACGTAAACTTGCCAGTTGCTCAAGGTGGTTTAGGATTTAGAACTAGATTTGGTACCGAGAGAAATGGAGTATCTTTACTTGCAGCTGATGGTATAGCACCAGTTGGCTCACATGTAAAAGGTGGATACGATGAGATTACTTTTAAAAATATAGAAGCGCTCAGTGGTATCACACTAAGTGAAGAGCAAAAGAAAACTGTTGAGGGTAAAAACTGGAAAAATGATGATAGCGGTATCTTGGTTGCAACCGCTCTTAAAGCAGGTCTTGCTCCTTATGGAAATGCAAGAGCTAGAACGATTGTTTGGGAGTTTACAGATCCGATTCCAAAACATAGAGAGCCGTTGCACTCATTTAGACCAGATTTAATTAAAAAGTATCCAGCTGTTGCTGATAAACCTAATCACTACAGAGCAAATGTTCGTTATGCGTCTGAACAAAATGCTAAAAACTGGGTGGCTGATCATCCTATTAATATAGTCTCTGGACGTGTAGTTGAGCATATGGGAACAGGAACTGAAACTAGAGCGTCTAAATACTTAGCTGAACTCTCAGGTGAGATGTATGGTGAAGTTCATCCAGAGCTTGGTGCAAAACTAGGCATCAGAGATGGAGAGATGATGTGGGTTTATGGTACTGGCGAGGGTAAAATAAAAATTAAATGTAAATACTCTCTAAGAGTAGATACAAACTCAGTATTTTTACCTCAAAACTTCTCAGGAGTTTGGAGTGGTAAGAGTTTAGAGAGTAGATACCCAGCGGGAACTGCTCCATATGCTCTTGGAGAGAACTCTAACCAAGTAACAAGTTATGGTTACGATCAACAAACATCTTGTCCAGAGACTAAGTGCTCTTTGGTAAGACTTGAGAGAGCATAG
- the fdh3B gene encoding formate dehydrogenase FDH3 subunit beta gives MSKPEYARMKFYCDEDLCIDCNGCVVACKEAHEVPVGINRRKVVTINEGIVGKEMSMSMACMHCTDAPCQQVCPVDCFYIRADGIVLHDKDKCIGCGYCLFACPFGAPQFPQDGAFGTKGKMDKCTMCAGGPEETNSHEEFEKYGQNRISEGKVPMCASMCSTKALLVGDANEVAAIKTHRAVAHGKGISTQSYGW, from the coding sequence ATGAGCAAGCCAGAATATGCAAGAATGAAATTTTATTGTGATGAGGATCTTTGTATCGACTGCAATGGTTGTGTTGTAGCTTGTAAAGAAGCACACGAAGTTCCTGTTGGAATAAATAGAAGAAAAGTTGTAACTATCAATGAGGGTATTGTAGGTAAAGAGATGTCTATGTCTATGGCGTGTATGCATTGTACTGATGCACCATGCCAACAAGTCTGCCCAGTTGACTGTTTTTATATAAGAGCCGATGGTATAGTTCTTCATGACAAAGATAAGTGTATCGGTTGTGGATACTGTCTATTTGCTTGTCCTTTTGGAGCGCCACAGTTCCCTCAAGATGGAGCATTTGGTACAAAAGGAAAAATGGATAAGTGTACTATGTGTGCTGGTGGTCCAGAAGAGACTAACTCACATGAAGAGTTTGAAAAATATGGACAAAATAGAATCTCAGAGGGCAAAGTTCCAATGTGTGCTTCTATGTGTTCAACAAAGGCTCTCTTAGTAGGTGATGCAAACGAAGTAGCAGCTATTAAAACACATAGAGCAGTAGCTCATGGAAAAGGCATATCAACTCAGTCTTATGGTTGGTAG
- a CDS encoding 4Fe-4S binding protein has translation MQEFIYYSDKGLDFPLPEHIYVASTHNKDEKTNFIVSNSDEVHGEVIADEIDFYISNSKDPIAKKIKNVEKLYEINAIRFDMAQDISFSQDVSREVLLIASAKQKESFLKAMVPDEFNLFHVLPDAIKSISGHIGALKAVVNDTFKDATLNISQIVWFKRDKSQKERSGVFDPLESSIDSTLATLRKNLTNYDYKKFTLYDQNICQYHERRVEICSKCEEVCPSVAIVKDNTTKHLTFSQIDCHGCGGCISVCPSGALDYAPTSRESIFTMAKLFRSNIVLVIPRIISLKGLEVSLRENILPLKIEGEKFLHESTFLTLLQESGSQVIFYSDFLSKGVKDSISILNQIYQKKYNKDAILVAANKEELQKAIDKVELIPESKYSYNEIGSRKREVFSLRLSHMIGEEDLGVVTTGEHVHYAKVKVDQDKCTLCLACVGACNVDALVADPKTYELRLNASLCTSCGYCEPSCPEKDCLTLKRDIIELKPSWFKEVTLAKDTLFACVECGVEFATTKSVEKIAAMMGPIFASFSPIKQRTLYCCENCKPKVMIKGGLLNA, from the coding sequence ATGCAAGAATTTATCTACTACAGCGATAAAGGGCTTGATTTCCCACTTCCTGAACATATATATGTGGCTTCAACTCACAATAAAGATGAAAAAACAAATTTTATAGTCTCAAACTCTGATGAAGTTCATGGAGAAGTCATCGCTGATGAGATTGACTTCTATATATCAAACTCAAAAGACCCAATAGCAAAGAAGATTAAAAATGTTGAAAAACTCTACGAGATAAATGCTATTCGCTTTGATATGGCTCAAGATATAAGCTTTTCTCAAGATGTATCTAGAGAGGTTTTGCTTATCGCTTCAGCGAAGCAAAAAGAGAGTTTTTTAAAAGCTATGGTTCCTGATGAGTTTAACCTTTTTCATGTTTTACCAGACGCTATTAAGTCAATTTCTGGGCACATCGGAGCATTAAAGGCTGTTGTAAACGATACTTTTAAAGATGCAACGCTCAATATCTCTCAAATAGTTTGGTTTAAGCGTGATAAAAGTCAAAAAGAGAGAAGTGGCGTGTTTGATCCGCTAGAGAGTTCTATAGATTCTACTCTTGCAACATTAAGAAAAAATCTTACAAACTATGACTACAAAAAATTTACTCTTTATGATCAAAATATCTGTCAATATCATGAAAGAAGAGTAGAAATTTGCTCTAAATGTGAAGAGGTTTGCCCAAGTGTTGCTATCGTAAAAGATAACACTACAAAACATCTTACATTTTCACAAATAGATTGTCATGGTTGTGGTGGCTGTATCTCTGTTTGTCCTTCTGGTGCACTTGATTATGCACCAACTTCAAGAGAGAGCATCTTCACGATGGCTAAACTTTTTCGCTCTAATATTGTTTTAGTTATCCCAAGAATAATCTCTTTAAAAGGTTTGGAAGTATCTTTAAGAGAGAATATTTTACCTCTAAAGATAGAGGGCGAGAAGTTCTTACATGAGTCAACTTTTTTGACACTTCTTCAAGAATCAGGCTCTCAAGTGATTTTTTATTCTGATTTTTTATCAAAGGGAGTAAAAGATTCTATCTCTATTTTAAATCAAATCTATCAAAAAAAATATAATAAAGATGCAATTTTAGTAGCAGCAAACAAAGAAGAGCTTCAAAAGGCAATAGATAAAGTGGAGCTAATTCCTGAGTCAAAATACTCTTACAACGAGATAGGCTCAAGAAAAAGAGAGGTTTTTTCACTTCGCCTCTCTCACATGATAGGTGAAGAGGATTTGGGAGTAGTTACAACAGGAGAGCATGTTCACTACGCAAAAGTCAAAGTTGACCAAGACAAATGTACGCTTTGTTTAGCTTGTGTTGGAGCTTGTAATGTTGATGCTCTTGTGGCTGATCCTAAAACTTATGAGTTAAGACTAAACGCATCACTATGTACTTCATGTGGATATTGTGAGCCGTCTTGTCCTGAGAAAGATTGTTTAACGCTGAAACGTGACATCATAGAACTAAAACCTTCATGGTTTAAAGAGGTTACTCTTGCAAAAGACACTCTCTTTGCCTGTGTTGAGTGCGGAGTTGAGTTTGCAACTACAAAATCAGTTGAGAAAATAGCTGCCATGATGGGACCAATATTTGCCTCATTTAGCCCAATTAAGCAAAGAACACTCTACTGCTGTGAGAATTGTAAACCAAAAGTAATGATAAAAGGAGGATTGCTAAATGCGTAA
- a CDS encoding TorD/DmsD family molecular chaperone has protein sequence MRNKEIDRARLFIYNLLSLLFVESHVKSEMSKIKESLELLSINSFDDDVSEAAKTILQNIESSSNEELYNEYQELFLVPFGKFISLSASYYYEQREGGAMLLRVRNLLAKTKIRKDEAVFSAPEDHFGFIFTFTSYLIEQELQGELDEDLQKELFEAVINPFCDEIVHRMISSGTKLYSHVGAILGNFCNFERVYLDIAKIKAA, from the coding sequence ATGCGTAATAAAGAAATAGATAGAGCAAGACTATTTATATACAACTTACTCTCTTTGCTCTTTGTTGAGTCACATGTAAAGAGCGAAATGTCAAAAATCAAAGAGTCTCTTGAATTACTCTCTATCAACTCTTTTGATGATGATGTAAGTGAAGCGGCAAAGACCATACTACAAAATATAGAGAGTAGTTCGAATGAAGAGCTTTACAATGAGTATCAAGAACTTTTTTTAGTTCCTTTTGGTAAGTTTATCTCTCTTAGTGCGTCATATTATTATGAGCAAAGAGAAGGCGGTGCGATGCTGCTAAGGGTGAGAAATCTCTTAGCTAAGACAAAAATCAGAAAAGATGAAGCTGTATTTAGCGCACCTGAAGATCACTTTGGTTTTATCTTTACCTTTACCTCTTACCTAATAGAACAAGAGCTTCAAGGTGAACTTGATGAAGACTTGCAAAAAGAGCTTTTTGAAGCAGTTATAAATCCGTTTTGCGATGAGATTGTTCACAGGATGATTTCTAGTGGTACAAAACTATATTCACATGTAGGAGCAATACTAGGTAACTTTTGTAACTTTGAGAGAGTTTACTTAGATATAGCAAAAATCAAAGCCGCATAG